A single Altererythrobacter sp. BO-6 DNA region contains:
- the frr gene encoding ribosome recycling factor encodes MPQYDKADVERRMKGAVESLKSDLGGLRTGRANTSLLDPVVCEVYGAMMPLSQVATVSAPEPRMLSVQVWDKGNLIAVEKGIAKANLGLNPMIDGQTIRLPLPDLTEERRKELAKLAGEYGEKGKIAIRNVRRDANEALKTDEKKKDISEDERKRSEDEVQKLTDKYVAETDEAVAKKVQEILSQ; translated from the coding sequence ATGCCACAATATGACAAGGCAGACGTCGAACGCCGAATGAAAGGTGCCGTGGAATCGCTTAAGAGCGATCTGGGGGGGCTGCGCACCGGCCGCGCCAATACCAGCCTGCTCGATCCGGTGGTGTGCGAGGTCTATGGTGCGATGATGCCGCTGAGCCAGGTGGCAACCGTCTCCGCGCCTGAGCCGCGCATGCTGAGCGTGCAGGTGTGGGACAAGGGCAACCTCATCGCGGTAGAAAAAGGCATCGCCAAGGCCAACCTCGGCCTGAATCCGATGATCGATGGCCAGACCATACGCCTGCCACTGCCCGATCTGACCGAAGAGCGGCGCAAGGAACTGGCGAAGCTTGCCGGCGAATATGGCGAGAAGGGCAAGATCGCGATCCGCAATGTCCGCCGCGATGCCAATGAGGCGCTCAAGACCGACGAGAAGAAGAAGGATATCTCCGAAGACGAGCGCAAGCGCAGCGAAGACGAAGTCCAGAAGCTGACCGACAAATATGTCGCGGAAACCGATGAAGCGGTAGCGAAGAAGGTCCAGGAAATCCTGTCGCAGTGA
- a CDS encoding 2OG-Fe(II) oxygenase, which yields MAGSRESSAEHLLARSGMQRVPSPRLELFQFRDFLPTELCEQLIALIEKGRRPSTIADANGDRYFRTSETCDLDAANPAVARLEAMLAELSGIDSAFGEPIQGQRYAVGQEFKPHTDYFAPDGADFAKFCAVSGQRTWTFMIYLNDVEVGGATRFKVIGKTFQPEVGKLLCWNNRRPDGSVNPNTLHHGMKVRKGLKYVITKWYREKEWGWE from the coding sequence ATGGCGGGATCGCGCGAATCTTCGGCGGAACATTTGCTGGCGCGCAGCGGGATGCAGCGCGTGCCAAGCCCCAGGCTGGAACTGTTCCAGTTCCGTGATTTCTTGCCAACCGAACTGTGCGAGCAATTGATCGCACTGATTGAAAAGGGGCGCCGCCCCAGCACTATCGCCGACGCCAATGGCGACCGGTATTTCCGCACCAGCGAAACCTGCGATCTTGATGCCGCCAACCCTGCCGTTGCCCGGCTGGAAGCGATGCTGGCGGAACTGTCGGGAATCGATTCGGCATTCGGTGAACCAATCCAGGGCCAGCGCTATGCCGTGGGGCAGGAATTCAAGCCGCATACCGACTATTTCGCGCCGGACGGCGCCGATTTTGCCAAGTTTTGTGCGGTATCTGGCCAGAGAACCTGGACTTTCATGATCTATCTCAATGATGTCGAGGTTGGTGGTGCCACAAGGTTCAAGGTGATCGGCAAGACCTTCCAGCCCGAAGTCGGCAAGCTGCTGTGCTGGAACAACCGCCGCCCGGACGGGAGTGTCAACCCGAATACGCTCCACCACGGGATGAAAGTGCGCAAGGGTCTGAAATATGTGATAACCAAGTGGTATCGCGAAAAGGAATGGGGATGGGAATGA
- a CDS encoding heme lyase CcmF/NrfE family subunit, with translation MSAELGLAALWMAAALAILQLLGGAIAQRNPEAPLAALVRPAAMLQGFLALFSFAMLLWVFAITDLSVKLVATNSHSMKPMIFKLAGAWGNHEGSMLLWVTVMALAGALIAWLERRMPEKTMQATLAAQGFVALGFYAFLLLSSNPFERLDMPVPEGNGLNPLLQDIGLALHPPTLYIGYVGLSVAFSFAVGALITRQVNPEFARVMRPWVLGAWVFLTLGIVAGSYWAYYELGWGGWWFWDPVENASLMPWLAATALLHSVSVLAARDALRAWTIMLGVVAFSMSMLGTFLVRSGILTSVHAFAVDPERGTFILALLAIYIGGALLLFALRASSVSEGQRFAAVSREGALVFNNVMLSAILGIVLLGTLYPLLTEAFDVRVSVGPPYFNPVGAIFTIPMLLVMAVGPLLRWREDNVDRIRAPIAIVVALIVTTALFTVLATTDIGILPLLGLAIAVGLGVASLLPLRGRDLLRTPLATWGMVLAHFGIAVSLLGMASESAFTQERLVAVAPGDTTEIGGFRITLESVDPVAGPNWTAMEARLTAQRGDGKSQLVTPQARSFWAPAQETTESALLTRWDGQLYAVVGNKGQDGRWQLRLWWKPLVTLIWYGGLLIALGGALAIVGRLTVDLRRRSAAKREADEREELAQVRGGSAVPAGEAA, from the coding sequence ATGAGCGCTGAACTTGGCCTTGCCGCGCTGTGGATGGCAGCAGCGCTGGCGATCCTTCAGCTGTTGGGCGGGGCGATTGCGCAACGTAATCCGGAGGCGCCGCTAGCGGCATTGGTCCGCCCGGCAGCGATGCTGCAAGGCTTCCTGGCGTTGTTCAGCTTCGCGATGCTGCTGTGGGTGTTTGCGATCACCGACCTTTCGGTGAAGCTGGTCGCGACCAATTCGCATTCGATGAAGCCGATGATCTTCAAGCTCGCTGGTGCCTGGGGCAACCATGAAGGCTCGATGCTGCTATGGGTTACAGTGATGGCCTTGGCCGGTGCACTGATCGCCTGGCTGGAACGGCGCATGCCCGAAAAGACGATGCAGGCAACGCTTGCCGCGCAAGGTTTTGTTGCGCTGGGATTTTATGCCTTCCTGCTGCTGAGCTCCAACCCGTTCGAGCGGCTCGACATGCCCGTGCCCGAAGGCAACGGGCTCAATCCGCTGTTGCAGGACATCGGCTTGGCGCTCCACCCGCCCACCCTATACATCGGCTACGTCGGCCTGTCGGTGGCCTTCAGTTTTGCAGTCGGCGCGCTGATCACCCGGCAGGTGAACCCCGAATTCGCCCGGGTTATGCGCCCATGGGTGCTGGGCGCCTGGGTGTTCCTGACTCTGGGCATCGTTGCCGGTAGCTATTGGGCCTATTACGAGCTGGGCTGGGGCGGCTGGTGGTTCTGGGACCCGGTCGAAAACGCGTCGCTCATGCCGTGGCTGGCGGCGACCGCGCTGCTCCATTCGGTCAGCGTGCTGGCCGCGCGCGACGCGCTGCGCGCATGGACCATAATGCTGGGCGTGGTTGCCTTTTCGATGAGCATGCTCGGCACCTTCCTGGTTCGCTCCGGCATTCTCACCAGCGTCCACGCCTTTGCAGTCGATCCGGAACGCGGCACTTTCATCCTCGCGCTGCTGGCGATCTATATCGGCGGGGCCTTGCTGCTATTCGCCTTGCGCGCCAGCTCGGTGTCAGAGGGGCAACGCTTTGCCGCGGTGAGCCGCGAAGGCGCGCTGGTGTTCAACAATGTGATGCTGTCAGCGATCCTCGGCATCGTGCTGCTCGGCACGCTGTACCCGCTGCTGACCGAAGCCTTCGATGTACGCGTGTCGGTTGGCCCGCCATACTTCAACCCCGTGGGCGCGATCTTCACGATCCCGATGCTGCTGGTGATGGCAGTGGGGCCGCTGCTGCGCTGGCGTGAAGACAATGTCGATCGTATCCGCGCGCCGATTGCGATCGTTGTCGCGCTGATCGTGACGACTGCGTTGTTCACGGTTCTCGCCACTACCGATATCGGCATCCTGCCTTTGCTGGGCCTCGCCATCGCTGTGGGGCTGGGCGTCGCCAGCCTGCTGCCGCTGCGTGGCCGCGATCTGCTGCGCACGCCGCTGGCGACCTGGGGCATGGTGCTCGCCCATTTCGGGATTGCCGTGTCGCTGTTGGGAATGGCGAGCGAAAGCGCTTTCACCCAGGAACGGCTGGTGGCGGTCGCACCAGGGGACACAACGGAAATCGGCGGCTTCCGGATCACGCTGGAGAGCGTGGATCCCGTCGCAGGGCCCAACTGGACGGCGATGGAAGCGCGTCTCACTGCGCAGCGCGGTGACGGCAAGTCGCAACTGGTCACGCCGCAAGCGCGCAGCTTCTGGGCGCCCGCGCAGGAAACCACCGAAAGCGCGCTGCTGACCCGCTGGGACGGCCAGCTCTATGCCGTTGTCGGAAACAAGGGGCAGGATGGCCGCTGGCAGCTGCGCCTGTGGTGGAAACCGCTGGTCACGCTGATCTGGTATGGCGGCCTGCTGATCGCGCTCGGTGGCGCGCTGGCGATCGTTGGGCGGCTGACGGTCGATTTGCGCCGCCGCAGTGCGGCCAAGCGTGAGGCTGACGAACGCGAAGAACTGGCGCAAGTGCGTGGCGGTTCAGCGGTTCCGGCGGGGGAAGCTGCGTAA
- the ccmE gene encoding cytochrome c maturation protein CcmE: MSAIKPKHQRLVLVSLALVAIVAAGLLAAWALRNQANYFYLPDQMMADPPAVGQAVRLGGMVAEGSIETLPDGVTVAFVVTDQADARVPVRYSGILPDLFVENSGVVAEGSLGPDGVFVADNLLAKHDENYVPRELQEMNQHDAAKMAEQTTVGLE; this comes from the coding sequence ATGAGTGCAATCAAGCCGAAGCATCAACGGCTGGTGCTGGTCAGCCTCGCCTTGGTGGCGATCGTTGCCGCAGGACTGCTCGCCGCGTGGGCGCTGCGCAACCAGGCCAATTACTTTTATCTACCTGACCAGATGATGGCGGATCCGCCTGCGGTGGGCCAGGCCGTGCGCCTGGGCGGCATGGTAGCTGAAGGGTCGATCGAGACGCTCCCGGATGGTGTGACGGTGGCCTTCGTCGTGACAGACCAGGCGGATGCCCGCGTGCCGGTGCGTTACAGCGGCATCTTGCCGGACCTGTTCGTCGAGAATTCGGGCGTGGTTGCGGAAGGCAGCCTTGGCCCTGACGGCGTGTTCGTGGCGGATAACCTGCTTGCCAAGCATGACGAGAATTACGTCCCGCGCGAATTGCAGGAGATGAATCAGCATGATGCTGCGAAAATGGCCGAACAGACCACGGTCGGGCTCGAATGA
- the rpmE gene encoding 50S ribosomal protein L31, which produces MKAEGHPDYHMITVKMTDGTEFQTRSTWGSEGDTLALEIDPTSHPAWTGGKQQIQEGGRVAAFNKRFGGLSLKK; this is translated from the coding sequence ATGAAGGCCGAAGGGCACCCCGACTATCACATGATCACGGTCAAGATGACCGATGGCACCGAATTCCAGACCCGTTCGACCTGGGGCAGCGAAGGCGACACGCTCGCACTCGAAATCGACCCCACCAGCCACCCGGCATGGACCGGCGGCAAGCAGCAGATCCAGGAAGGTGGCCGCGTCGCAGCCTTCAACAAGCGTTTCGGCGGGCTCAGCCTCAAGAAGTAA
- a CDS encoding TraR/DksA family transcriptional regulator, whose translation MTEYSEMAEQLNARLKDLLERAEVIEDDLRHPLDADWEEQAVDLADDEALEGVDDVLRAEIQQIRLALLRIDNGTYGTCAICGEPISVERLKARPIATRCIKCA comes from the coding sequence ATGACCGAATACAGCGAAATGGCCGAACAGTTGAATGCTCGCCTTAAGGATTTGCTCGAGCGGGCAGAAGTGATCGAAGACGATTTGCGCCACCCGCTCGATGCAGATTGGGAAGAGCAGGCAGTTGATCTTGCCGATGACGAGGCGCTGGAGGGGGTCGATGACGTGCTGCGCGCCGAAATCCAGCAAATCCGCTTGGCGCTGCTGCGGATCGACAACGGCACCTATGGCACCTGCGCGATTTGCGGCGAACCGATTTCGGTGGAACGGCTCAAGGCGCGCCCGATCGCGACGCGTTGCATCAAATGTGCATGA
- a CDS encoding 1-deoxy-D-xylulose-5-phosphate reductoisomerase translates to MTRLISILGATGSVGEQTLDLIRRNRDRWQVEALTANCSAQQLAAFAREFGAKMAVVSDEGCLPELREALAGSGVEAAGGRQALCEAAARPVDITVAAIVGCAGLAPVMAAIERGGTVALANKEALVSAGDVMTAAVAQHGATLLPVDSEHNAIFQCLQGNRIEDVARITLTASGGPLRTWTPEQLAAATPAQAMAHPNWDMGAKISVDSATMMNKGLEYIEAHHLFPVGLDRLKIVVHPQSVIHSMVEYRDRSTLAQLGPSDMRVPIASCLAWPQRMDTPMAPLDLAAIGELTFFAPDEQRFPATRLAREAIEAGGGAPATLNAANEVAVAAFLAGQIGFMRIAAVVESTLTRYSAAAPESLDDVLRVDQEARAHAKELLEHA, encoded by the coding sequence ATGACCCGTTTGATTTCGATCCTTGGTGCAACCGGATCGGTGGGCGAACAGACGCTCGACCTGATCCGCCGCAATCGTGACCGCTGGCAGGTCGAAGCGCTCACCGCCAATTGCTCGGCGCAGCAGCTGGCGGCATTCGCGCGCGAATTCGGCGCGAAAATGGCCGTGGTCAGCGACGAAGGCTGCCTGCCCGAGTTGCGCGAGGCGCTGGCAGGTAGCGGCGTCGAAGCGGCGGGTGGGCGCCAGGCGCTGTGCGAAGCCGCCGCCCGCCCGGTCGACATCACCGTGGCAGCGATCGTTGGCTGTGCGGGGCTGGCACCGGTGATGGCGGCGATCGAGCGCGGCGGCACGGTGGCGCTGGCCAACAAGGAAGCGCTGGTTTCCGCGGGCGATGTGATGACCGCCGCCGTGGCGCAACACGGTGCTACCTTGCTGCCGGTCGACAGCGAACATAACGCGATCTTCCAGTGCCTGCAGGGCAACCGGATCGAGGATGTCGCGCGGATCACGCTGACCGCCAGCGGCGGCCCGTTGCGCACCTGGACGCCTGAGCAGCTCGCTGCGGCGACACCTGCACAGGCAATGGCACATCCCAATTGGGACATGGGCGCCAAGATCAGCGTCGACAGCGCCACCATGATGAACAAGGGCCTCGAATATATTGAGGCGCACCACCTGTTCCCGGTCGGGCTGGATCGCCTCAAGATCGTGGTCCATCCGCAAAGCGTGATCCATTCGATGGTCGAGTATCGCGACCGGTCCACGCTGGCGCAGCTTGGCCCCTCGGACATGCGCGTACCAATCGCTTCGTGCCTCGCCTGGCCGCAGCGGATGGACACGCCGATGGCACCGCTTGATCTGGCGGCGATTGGCGAGCTGACCTTCTTTGCGCCTGACGAGCAGCGCTTTCCCGCCACACGGCTCGCGCGCGAGGCGATCGAAGCCGGGGGTGGGGCACCCGCCACGCTCAACGCGGCCAATGAAGTCGCCGTTGCGGCCTTCCTGGCTGGTCAGATCGGGTTCATGCGCATTGCCGCAGTGGTGGAAAGCACACTAACCCGCTATAGCGCCGCAGCGCCGGAAAGCCTCGATGACGTCTTGCGCGTCGATCAGGAAGCCCGCGCGCATGCCAAGGAATTGCTGGAGCACGCCTAA
- the ccmC gene encoding heme ABC transporter permease CcmC: MHGFANPTRFLKLASWLTPLLLVSGLVLVAGSLWWGLFKVPPDRLMGETVRILFIHVPSAWLGMGGWSAIAISSLVYLVWKHPLAAIAARAAAVPGMVFTAICLATGSIWGRPTWGTWWEWDGRLTSMLVLLFLYFGYIALSQAVAREGVSPRIAAIFGLVGAINIPIINRSVVWWNSLHQPASITIGKSAIDPTFLTPLLVAVIGFSLLFGGVVLARMRALLAEVQAEARLRRMALETA; encoded by the coding sequence ATGCATGGCTTTGCCAATCCCACGCGTTTCCTGAAGCTTGCCAGCTGGCTGACCCCGCTGTTGCTGGTGTCCGGGCTGGTGCTGGTGGCGGGCAGCCTGTGGTGGGGCCTGTTCAAGGTGCCGCCGGACCGGCTGATGGGCGAGACCGTGCGGATCCTGTTCATCCACGTACCCAGTGCATGGCTGGGCATGGGCGGATGGAGCGCGATTGCGATTTCCAGCCTGGTCTACCTTGTCTGGAAGCATCCGCTGGCGGCAATCGCTGCGCGCGCAGCGGCAGTGCCGGGCATGGTGTTCACCGCAATCTGCCTGGCCACCGGGTCGATCTGGGGCAGGCCCACCTGGGGCACCTGGTGGGAATGGGACGGGCGGCTCACCAGCATGCTGGTGCTGCTGTTCCTCTATTTCGGCTATATCGCGCTTTCCCAGGCGGTTGCGCGTGAAGGCGTGTCGCCTCGTATCGCTGCGATCTTCGGCCTTGTCGGTGCGATCAATATCCCGATCATCAACCGTTCGGTGGTGTGGTGGAATTCGCTGCACCAGCCGGCCAGCATCACCATTGGCAAGAGCGCGATTGATCCGACCTTCCTCACCCCGCTGCTGGTGGCTGTTATCGGCTTTTCGCTGCTGTTCGGCGGCGTAGTGCTGGCGCGGATGCGCGCGCTGCTGGCAGAGGTGCAGGCGGAAGCGCGGCTGCGCCGCATGGCATTGGAGACGGCATGA
- the uppS gene encoding polyprenyl diphosphate synthase: protein MGEQPSDTAGRAHHVAIIMDGNGRWAKKRGLPRSVGHQRGVEAVRKLVRSLNGSGLECLTLYAFSSENWKRSEDEVDDLMNLMRKFIKSDLPEFIANNVKLKIIGDWQSLAPDIVEMLEDALAKTREGTHTVAVALNYGSQQEIVRAARKAANEGEITVEALQKHLDTADLPPLDLLIRTSGEIRLSNFLLWQSAYAEMLFVDTLWPDFTPAMLQQALDDFARRERRFGGR, encoded by the coding sequence ATGGGCGAGCAGCCCTCAGACACGGCAGGGCGCGCACACCACGTTGCCATCATCATGGATGGCAATGGCCGCTGGGCCAAGAAGCGCGGCTTGCCGCGCTCGGTCGGGCACCAGCGCGGGGTCGAGGCTGTGCGCAAGCTAGTGCGCAGCCTCAATGGCTCCGGGCTCGAATGCTTGACGCTTTACGCCTTCAGCAGCGAGAACTGGAAGCGCTCGGAAGACGAGGTCGATGACCTGATGAACCTGATGCGCAAGTTCATCAAATCGGACCTGCCGGAATTCATTGCAAACAATGTGAAGCTGAAGATTATCGGCGATTGGCAATCACTTGCACCCGATATCGTGGAAATGCTGGAAGATGCGCTGGCAAAGACACGCGAGGGCACACACACCGTGGCGGTGGCGCTCAATTACGGTTCGCAGCAGGAGATTGTGCGGGCCGCCCGAAAAGCGGCGAATGAAGGCGAGATAACCGTAGAAGCGCTGCAAAAGCATCTCGACACGGCAGACTTGCCGCCGCTTGACCTGCTGATCCGCACGAGCGGCGAAATCCGCCTGTCGAATTTCCTGCTGTGGCAATCGGCCTATGCCGAAATGCTGTTCGTCGATACGTTGTGGCCCGATTTCACGCCCGCGATGCTGCAGCAGGCGCTGGACGATTTCGCGCGAAGGGAGCGGCGCTTTGGCGGACGTTGA
- a CDS encoding OmpH family outer membrane protein — protein MKLFNSVLVGASLAMATIAAAPASAQVQGNIATVNAPAAIINTNAFTTAYQQIGTTYKPQIDTIQARQQESQTLLQQLDTNKDNQLDEAEQQAAQNTPQATRLQAIEQEVGQLTNQIEAARVYAIEQILAQYRPSLEQVVQQRQIQLVLSPEAVIYAPQAANITQQVTTALNAKVPSVQIVPPANWQPTRNAVALYQQIQQTLATAQAIQAQQQAAQAQQQNPQAPSGR, from the coding sequence ATGAAACTCTTCAACTCCGTGCTTGTCGGGGCGAGCCTCGCCATGGCAACCATCGCAGCGGCTCCGGCCTCGGCCCAGGTGCAAGGCAACATTGCCACGGTGAATGCGCCTGCCGCGATCATCAACACCAACGCTTTCACCACCGCGTATCAGCAGATCGGCACTACCTATAAGCCGCAGATCGACACGATCCAGGCGCGGCAGCAGGAAAGCCAGACGCTGCTGCAGCAGCTCGATACCAACAAGGATAACCAGCTCGACGAGGCCGAGCAGCAAGCCGCACAGAATACGCCGCAGGCAACCCGCCTGCAGGCTATCGAGCAGGAAGTTGGCCAGCTGACCAACCAGATCGAGGCAGCGCGCGTCTATGCGATCGAACAGATCCTGGCACAGTATCGCCCTTCGCTTGAGCAGGTGGTGCAGCAGCGCCAGATCCAGCTGGTGCTATCGCCCGAAGCGGTGATCTATGCGCCGCAGGCGGCGAACATCACGCAGCAGGTAACCACCGCGCTTAACGCCAAGGTTCCCTCAGTCCAGATCGTCCCGCCAGCGAACTGGCAGCCGACCCGCAATGCCGTGGCCCTTTACCAGCAGATCCAGCAAACGCTGGCGACCGCTCAGGCGATCCAGGCACAGCAGCAGGCCGCGCAGGCGCAGCAGCAGAACCCGCAGGCGCCAAGCGGGCGCTAA
- the pyrH gene encoding UMP kinase, with amino-acid sequence MSAHPYKRILLKLSGEVLMGDQQFGIDPAFVAELAKEVKAAKDTGLEICLVIGGGNIFRGMAGAAQGMDRAQADYMGMLATVMNALAMQNALEQLGVHTRVQSAIQMDQVCEPVIRRRAERHLEKGRVVIFAAGVGSPYFTTDSGAALRAAEMKCDALLKGTSVDGVYDSDPKRNPDAKRFDTVTYDKVLADNLKVMDASAVALCRDNEIPIVVFSIREKGNLARVLAGEGVQTIVQDN; translated from the coding sequence ATGTCCGCTCACCCTTACAAACGCATCCTCCTCAAGCTTTCGGGCGAGGTGCTGATGGGGGACCAGCAGTTCGGGATCGACCCGGCGTTCGTTGCCGAGCTCGCCAAGGAAGTGAAAGCGGCCAAGGATACCGGCCTTGAAATCTGCCTGGTGATCGGTGGCGGCAATATCTTCCGCGGGATGGCGGGTGCTGCCCAGGGGATGGACCGCGCGCAGGCTGACTATATGGGCATGCTCGCGACCGTAATGAACGCGCTGGCGATGCAGAACGCGCTGGAGCAACTGGGGGTCCACACGCGCGTGCAGAGCGCCATCCAGATGGACCAGGTGTGCGAACCGGTGATCCGCCGGCGGGCCGAGCGGCACCTAGAAAAGGGCCGTGTGGTGATTTTCGCGGCAGGTGTCGGCAGCCCCTATTTCACCACCGATAGCGGCGCGGCGCTGCGTGCCGCGGAAATGAAATGTGACGCCTTGCTCAAGGGCACCAGCGTGGATGGGGTCTATGATAGCGATCCCAAGCGCAACCCGGATGCAAAACGTTTTGACACAGTAACTTATGACAAGGTTCTGGCAGATAATCTCAAGGTTATGGACGCCTCTGCCGTGGCGCTTTGCCGCGACAACGAGATTCCCATCGTGGTCTTCTCGATCCGCGAGAAAGGCAACCTTGCCCGGGTACTCGCGGGCGAGGGCGTCCAGACCATCGTGCAAGACAACTGA
- the rseP gene encoding RIP metalloprotease RseP: MWIVGFLLVLGPLVTVHELGHYLVGRWFGVKADAFSIGFGKELAGWTDRRGTRWKLAAIPLGGYVQFKGDMNPASIADPNAPHDDDTFQCKPLWQRALIVFAGPATNLLVAVAIFASFNMAFGKVEAHNEIGRFAEVSAARDAGLQEGDLITRIDGNRIEQFDDIGPLVMMFPGRTVDITYLRDGAESTIPVEIGETVERDRFGNESRVGRLGIYSQEPELVPVGPVESVGLAFEQSFGLMDMMITGIKQIVLGDRSIKELGGPIKIAKYSGEQMSLGLLPLVSFAALISLNLAFINLLPIPALDGGHLAFYAAEAIRRKPVGPRGQELAYRTGMALVLMLMVVVTVNDIVSLPIFGS; the protein is encoded by the coding sequence ATGTGGATCGTCGGCTTCCTGCTCGTGCTGGGGCCGCTGGTTACCGTACACGAGCTGGGACATTACCTTGTCGGACGCTGGTTCGGGGTGAAGGCCGATGCCTTTTCGATCGGTTTCGGCAAGGAATTGGCTGGCTGGACCGACCGGCGCGGCACGCGCTGGAAACTCGCGGCGATCCCGCTGGGCGGCTATGTCCAGTTCAAGGGGGACATGAACCCGGCCAGCATTGCGGATCCCAATGCGCCGCACGATGACGACACTTTCCAGTGCAAACCCTTGTGGCAACGCGCGCTGATCGTATTCGCGGGCCCCGCCACCAATTTGCTGGTGGCTGTTGCGATCTTTGCCTCGTTCAACATGGCCTTTGGCAAGGTCGAGGCGCACAATGAAATCGGGCGTTTTGCCGAAGTTTCTGCGGCCCGCGATGCAGGCTTGCAGGAAGGCGACCTCATTACCCGGATCGATGGCAACCGGATCGAGCAATTCGACGATATTGGCCCGTTGGTCATGATGTTCCCCGGACGAACAGTCGACATCACCTACCTGCGCGACGGGGCGGAAAGCACCATTCCGGTGGAGATCGGCGAAACGGTCGAGCGTGACCGCTTCGGCAATGAATCACGCGTCGGGCGGCTGGGGATCTATTCGCAGGAGCCTGAACTGGTTCCCGTGGGGCCGGTTGAATCCGTCGGTCTGGCGTTCGAGCAAAGCTTTGGCCTGATGGACATGATGATCACCGGGATCAAGCAGATCGTTCTGGGTGACCGGTCGATCAAGGAATTGGGCGGACCGATCAAGATCGCCAAATACTCGGGCGAACAGATGAGCCTCGGCCTGTTGCCGCTGGTCAGCTTTGCTGCGCTGATCTCGCTTAATTTGGCATTCATTAACCTGCTGCCAATCCCTGCGCTCGACGGCGGGCACCTGGCTTTCTATGCGGCAGAAGCGATCCGCCGGAAGCCAGTCGGTCCGCGCGGTCAGGAACTGGCTTACCGCACCGGCATGGCTCTCGTGCTGATGTTGATGGTGGTGGTCACGGTGAACGACATCGTCTCGCTGCCGATATTCGGGAGTTAG
- the fabZ gene encoding 3-hydroxyacyl-ACP dehydratase FabZ gives MSEDSGAFAYDIHKILKALPHRYPMLLVDKVRSLELGERIHAVKAVSFNEDFFQGHFPGAPIMPGVLQIEALAQAAGILGIETMELAGTGKLVIFMGIENAKFRAPVTPGCLLDLHVEFTQKRSRVYKFKGVASVEGKTTCEVEFTAMMTDPPA, from the coding sequence ATGAGCGAAGATAGCGGCGCATTCGCGTACGACATCCACAAGATTCTCAAGGCCCTGCCGCACCGTTACCCGATGTTGCTGGTGGACAAGGTGCGCTCGCTCGAACTGGGCGAGCGCATCCACGCCGTGAAGGCGGTTTCGTTTAACGAGGACTTCTTCCAGGGACATTTCCCCGGCGCCCCGATCATGCCCGGCGTGCTCCAGATCGAGGCGCTGGCGCAGGCAGCGGGCATCCTGGGGATTGAGACGATGGAGCTGGCCGGCACCGGCAAGCTGGTGATCTTCATGGGGATCGAGAACGCCAAGTTCCGCGCTCCGGTGACGCCCGGTTGCCTGCTCGACCTGCATGTCGAGTTCACTCAGAAGCGCAGCCGGGTCTACAAGTTCAAAGGCGTCGCCAGTGTCGAGGGCAAGACCACATGCGAGGTCGAATTCACCGCGATGATGACTGACCCTCCAGCCTGA